In candidate division TA06 bacterium, the genomic window TTGTCTGAAGGAATAGAAGGGTGCCCCATGTCTAACACTGCAACAAAGATATGGGAGGAAGCTCTCGTGTTACTTAAGGAGAAAGTTCATGAGCAGAGCTTCAACACATGGTTACGTCCTACAAGAGGGGACTCTCTCACTGATGGGCAATTGAAGATCCAGGTTCCCAACCCGTTTTATGCTGAGTGGCTAGGAGAACACTACTCGAACTTGATACAGAAATCAGTGGAGGAGGTAGTCGGGAAGCGGGTGCAAATGGTTTACGAACCCGTTGTGAAGGTCGGCTCCGGTGTCAAACGGATCAAGCCTGTCCAGCAGGACACATTCTTGGCAAGAGAAAGCCAACTCCAGGAGAGGTTCAGATTTGAGAATTTCGTTGTGGGCAGTGGGAATCAGTTCGCCCACGCTGCGGCACTCGCCGTCGCAGAATCACCAGGCAGAACCTATAATCCTCTGTTCATATATGGGGGCACAGGCCTTGGCAAGACCCACCTTTCCCAGGCCATAGGACACTTTGTCAAGGACCAGAAACCCTCCTCGAGGGTTTACTACACAGCCGCCGAGAAGTTCATGAACGAGATGGTCTACGCCATTCAGAACAGAAAGATGATCGGATTCAAGAACAAATACAGGTCGAAGGACTTGCTCATTCTTGATGACGTACACTTCCTTGCCGATAAAGAGTCACTCCAGGAGGAGATGTTTCACACCTTCAACTCTCTCTATGGGGCCGGCCGCCAGCTTGTCATGACGAGCGATCGTCCTCCTAAGGAGATACCCTCTCTCCAGGAAAGACTTCTATCAAGATTCCAGTGGGGACTTGTTGTGGATATAAAGCCGCCTGATCTGGAAACGAGAATGGCAATACTGAAGAACAAGGCTGAGAGGGATGGGATAGATATGCCCGATGATGTCTCTTACTACATCGCGGGGAGTGTGAAATCGAACGTTAGAGAATTGGAAGGCTGTCTCATCCGTCTACTTGCCTTCTGCTCTCTGACAGGCCGAGAAATGAATCTTGATACGGCCCGCGAGGTGTTGAAGGAGGTCATGGGACCCGAAAAACCGCGTATAACGGTTGATGGTATCCAGAGGGTGGTGGCAGACTACTATGACTTGTCCGAAGATGCCATACGGGGCAGGAGAAGGACTGCCTCAGTAGCGCTTCCCCGGCAGATAGCCATGTATCTTTGTCGGGAGCTGACGGAATTATCCCTCAAGGAGATTGGGACCAGATTCGGAGGCAAAGACCATACCACGGTCCTCCACGCACATGAAAAGATAAAAAGACTCGTGGAAACGGACCCCCAAGTACAGTTGGCCACAGAAAAATTGATACATACAATCAAGAGTGAATAACATGTTGTCAACGTGTGCCCTTTGTGTTAGTATCTTTTCCTGTCAGGAGAGAGGGTGTGGATGACAGTGGTTAAGTGCCAAGTTTTGCACAGGATTCCACAAACCGCTCTGTGCCCATATGTGTCCTATGCAGATGACACATACGGCGACAAGAATCGACTTTTTCACATATTCACAGGCCCTATTACTACATCTATTCATTTAATATATATCAGTAATAGATAGGTGTGTGTAAATCTCAAGGAGGATGGGATGAAGTTCTCGGTGACAAAGAAGGATCTGCTTAAGGGTTTACAAACCGTGCTTAACGTTGTCCCACAGAGGACTACATTTCCAATTCTTTCAAATGTACTGGTGGATGCGCAAAAAGGAGAACTATCCCTTTCTGCCACAGACTTGGATATTTCCATCACGACGACCGTGCACGCAAGTGTTAGCAAGTCCGGGTCAATTACCTTGCCGGCGAAGAGGGTGAACGAAATTGCGCGGGAACTTCCCGAAGGAGACATTGAGGTCACCGAGAAAGAAGAGAAGGTAACAATTAGTGGGGGAAAGAGTTTTTTCAGGTTGAGTGGGATCTCAAAATCTGAATTTCCCGAACTCCCCACAATAGAAAAGAGAAACTATATGATGATGGGCTCAACGGTCCTGGCCAGGGCTATTGAGAAAACAGCTTTCGCTGCGTCAACAGACGAGATGAGACCAGTTCTTTCAGGGGTGTTGTGGCATATAGGAAAGTCTGAGACGCGCATGGTGGCTACCGACGGCCACAGGCTCGCCCTCTATAAAATGCGGCAGTCTAATGTCGTGGAGAAGGATGTAGACGTGAACGTACCCCCAAAGGCCCTTTTCCTGATGAGCAGGGTCGCGGAAGAACCTGAGAAAGTAGAGGTCCGATTCGAGGAAGCACGAATCGGGTTCTACGTGGACTCTACAGAGATAACTGCGAGGCTGGTTGAAGGAGAGTTCCCTGACTATGATCAGGTGATACCGAAGGACAATGACAAGGTGATGAAGGTTTCACGTGAGGCTCTGATGTCGGCGATGAGGCGCGTTTCCATATTCTCCAACCCGAACACACACCTGACAAGGTTAAGCCTACGAAAAGGGAAGCTGGAACTGTTCTCAGAGACTGCTGAAATAGGTGAGGCAAGAGACGAGATAGACTGCGACTACAAAGGCGAGGAACTTGACATAGGCTATAATGCGAACTACCTTCTGGAGATACTCAAAAAGCTGGAGAGCCAGGAGGTGCAACTTGCGCTCTCAACTCCACTTTCCGCTGGTCTTATTACCCCCGAGAAACACAAAGAAGACGAGGAACTCCTCTATCTGTTGATGCCCATAAGGCTGCTCGACTAGCGCTTCGATTCGCAAATGCAGTGACACTCCATTCAAAACACATTGCCGCACATTGCTCACTCAGCACGAGTCCTGAGTGGATGAGACCGAAGGACCAGCCTCGAGCAAATGAATTCGTCATCGAATTCATGAATCGAACGACCAGGAAGATTTGGCTGTGCGAGCAAGCGGACCTTACCGAATCAAAACTACCTTTTCTGTGAGCAGCCCCCTGCCTGCGGCGACCTTCAAGAAATAGATACCAGAGGGCGCAGCTATCCCGGCTGAGTCTTTTCCGTCCCAGGCGAGAAAAGCTTCATAACGGGTGTCCTGGTGCCGCGGAAGAGCAAGTGTCTGAATCAACCTGCCGCTAAGGTCACATACGAAGACTGAACGTGGATACTCCTTATTCTGTTGCGCTTCGGCATCCAGACCAATCGTTATCTCTACTCGGGAGCTGAAGGGGTTGGGCGCCACTGTGAGAAAGAAGCGGGATACTACCCCTCTTGTGGATGGTTGCTCTCCTATACCAGTCGGTGTCGCATTGATTGCGTCGCACACTCTGATTCTTCCGGATCCGTAGTCGTTGTCCTTGCCCGGGCTGCCCAGTTCAAGCGCGGTCGTCTCTATTACGGAATCGACCTCAGCAGGACTGACGTCCGGGTTCTTTGAAAGCATCAATGCCATCAGCCCTGCGACATGAGGGCAGGCCATGGAGGTTCCGCTCCACATGGGCCCACCCACGTATCCGTTGTTATCGGTGCGGCTGAGTGATGTGATATTGCTACCTGGAGCGCATACATCGGGGTCTATGAGCCCCATCTCAGGATTGTAAGGATAGTCGAACCAAGGGCTTATTGTGTCCCACGAGACGGGTCCATAGCTGGAGAAGCTTGTAATATCGTCACTGGAGTTAGTCGCACCCACCGTCACCACTCCGCTCAGACCTCCGGTCAGAGTCTGGTGAGGGTGAAGCCACGGAGGGGGTATATCGCCAGGAGTTCTTATGTTGTCCGGGGGTGGGAACCATGTGGGGGACACCCAGTGTTCTCTTTCGTTTCCAGCTGCAACTGCTGCCGAGACTCCGGCCAGCATAACCCCGTTGAAGAGATTTCTCCATGTCGCGCGATCAGGATTGTAGTAATGGAGCCATCCTATGGAAAACGTGAGAACATCTGCGCCGTTGTTGAGGGCATACTGTATCGCCTCCCAGACATCGGTTTCCCACCCGCTGCCCCCCGAGTCAAGGACTTTGAGGGACATAATGCGGGCGTCCGGGGCAACCCCGGTATTGCGTCCTGCAGTTCCATCGCCGGCGACAGTGCCGGCGGTGTGGGTGCCATGCCCGTTGTCATCCCTGGGGTCGGAATCAGTATTGGCGAAGTCGTATCCATAATAGTCATCAACGTATCCGTTGCCGTCATCGTCGATACCGTTGCCCGGCGTTTCTCCAGCGTTTGTCCATATATGGTCTGCCAGGTCAACGTGTTCGTAGTTTACGCCTGTATCGAAGTGGCCGACGACTATCGACTGGCCCGTGTAGCCCTGCTGCCAGGCGCAGGGAGCATGGACCAGATCGATGTTCCAAACAGTATCGGGCATCGCGGGAGAAAGATTGTCAGGTGTTTGGTTCGGATTACGCGGGAACTCCATCAGGGCATTCTCATAGAGATCTAGATCTATTCGCACAACAGAAGGAGAGCGCGCAAGCTTGCCTATGACAGATCTTGTGACTTCTGCGGCCACCACGTTCGCCAGCCACAGCGAGCGGACTCTGCGCACATTGCCCACGCTCTTTTCTCTCTCCAGAAGAGAAATGACAGGGGCATGGTTACTTGCGGCCGCGGCCTTGAGTTGAGTTACGACAAACTCCCTCTTTTCCAGTCTGTTCATGCCGGCGACCCTATCAAGCAAATACGCTAGGTCGGGCTGGCGTCCTAGGTTGATTTTGACATGGAGGAATTGGCCACCTTCTGCGGTTGCGATCCTTTCAGAGAGCTCGGGGCTTACTATTTGATTTGCGTAGGCGGATGAGAGAGAAAGGAGCATCGCGAGGACAATGTATATTGGTCCTTTCATAGTGTCTCCTTCGTTGGGTGTTTGAACTCCGGGGGCTCGAAAGAGCCCCCGGAAATAGGTTCTTATCTAGCTATTACCATCTTCCGAGAAGTGGTACGGCCAGAACAGGTCAACCTGTAGAAGTAGATTCCACTGGGAACTCTCTGTCCTTTGAGGTCAGTGCCATCCCACGAAATCGAAAGCCTTGAGGAAGAAGAGGAAGCTTTGGAGTCCGGGTGGAGAGTCTTGATAACCCGGCCGGCAGCATCGAATATGGTGAGAGAGGTGTTCTCCACATCCGGCGTGACGAACTGAATCTGGGTGCCCGAGGAGAATGGATTTGGACTGTTCTGATAAAGGGCGAAGACAGGAGCCTTTTCCCTACGTATGGTGTTCTCTTCAACTCCAGGAGTTCCATCGTACTGCTCTTGGCCGTCATCAGAGTTGTCCTGAATATCTGTAAGGTTGTTGCCGCCAACGATCAGCACAGCCACGATGGTGCTGTCACCAGGTGCCAGGTCAAATGGCCCTGCTGAGACCATCACCGACCAGTCATAGGCTCTGTTGCTCTGAGAGACACTGATAGTCCCGTTAAGGAAGTTCATCTTTACGCTTTCAGTCATCTGGCCGTAATAGACATATAGTTCATGGTCTATCACAGAGAGGTTGGCTGCGGTCTTGGGATCAAGAAGAGTCACGCCCACGTACGGGCCGGCTGCGTTCTCATACATGTATCCAAGCCTTCTGGCAGCGTCAGTACCTGCGTAGTTGCTTTGAGCGTCAGCGCCCATGTCAAAATCAGCAAACTGCCCCAGGTACAATCCATTGAGTGGCGAGCCACCTTCGTTCTTCATGGTGTACCTTATTATCACGTAATCGTCGTGGGGAGGGGAACCCCATGCCCATGAGTCCTGCGTAATCTCCAACCCCTTGGGTGTGCCGTGTCCAGCGTCATCATAACGCACCCAGCCGTCCTGATCAGAATATACTGCCTGGCCGAACTGGAGTCCCTGGCAGAGGATCGTCTCCCAGTCGCTCTCTGCGCCCGCCGGGCTATAGAATCTATCGACAACGTAGCTTGAGGAGTTGCCAGCGGCCATTCCTCCATAGTAGAGATGATCTATGTACTTGGGATATTCAAATCCGTCACCCGCGCCCTCGGTAGTCGTGAATCCGAGTGCCCCGAAGCCGGTTACAGTCAGTCTGACGTTGCCAACGTTGTGAGTCTCCCAGGCGGGCGGTGCCTGTCCTATTGTTAAGGAGAAATTGACATCATTTTCGTAGGCCCCATCAGCAGTAATGTGCAGAGTGAATGGGACTTGGTAGCCCTCGCATGCAGATGGGTCTACCACGATCACGTACGGATCAGAGTTGTTATCAGCGCTCGAGCCTGAGGAGATGTTGCCGAAGTTCGAGGTGCTGTCTGTCACAGAAACGTATGGATCGGATTCTCTCAGGGTGGCCTGGACATTTGTGGCATCCAGTCCTGAGTTCATCAGAGTGATTATGAGGTCAACAGTCTCGCCAGGATCCATTCTTCCGTTGTTGTTTCCACCGGAGTCATCAACAAGGTGGCTCTGCTTGAAGATGTAGGGCTCGCCTGAGGGGGGAACAAGAGTTATAGCATCCAGGCACCGGATTCTGCCCGCGCCGTAGCTGTTGTCTTTTCCAGCAGAGCCTCTGTCGAGTGCTGTCACCTCTATAATTGAATCGACGAGAGCAGGAGTCAGACTGGGGTTCTTCGAAAGCATCAAGGCCATCAGCCCTGCGACGTGAGGGCAGGCCATGGAGGTTCCCTGCCAGCCTGAGGTGTAGCCGGTGTTGTTGTAATAGGCGCACGAGGTGACGTTCACACCGGGCGCGGAAACGTCAGGGTCCATGAGCCCCATCTCAGGATTGTAAGGATAGTCAAACCAAGGGCTTATACTTTCCCACGAGACGGGTCCGCGACTGGAGAAGCCCGCAATATTGTCACTGGAGTTGGTTGCCCCGACAGTGACCACGCTGCCCAAACCTCCGGTTAGAGTCTGGTCAGGATGAAGCCACGGTGGCGGAACGTCTCCTGGAGTTCTCACATTGTCCGGCGCCCCGCCGCCTCCCTCGTTGCCGGAAGCCACTGCTGCAATCAGGCCAGCAGCAAGCGCTGCGTCGAATGAATTTCTCCACTGTGTCCTGTTGGGGTTCCATATGTGCTGCCACCCTATTGAAAAGGTCATCACTCTGGCGCCGTTGTCTATTGCATACTGAATCGCTTCCCACACGTCGGACTCACTGCCGTTTCCTCCATCGTCCAGAACCTTCAGCCCCATTATCTGCGCATCAGGGGCTACTCCGCATGAGTCTCCAGCGGTTCCGTCTGATGCCACTGTTCCTGCTGTGTGAGTGCCATGTCCGGCAGCATCTCTTGGGTCGCCGTCGTTGTAGGCGAAATCGTATCCATAGACATCATCAATATAGCCATTGCCGTCGTCATCAACGCCATTGCTCGGGATCTCACCAGCGTTGACCCATATATGGTCAGCAAGGTCAACATGGGTGTAATTGACGCCAGTATCGAAGTGACCCACGACTATGCCCTGGCCTGTGAATCCGAGAGCCCAGACCGCAGGGGCATTGATCAGGGTTATGTTCCA contains:
- the dnaA gene encoding chromosomal replication initiator protein DnaA, whose product is MSNTATKIWEEALVLLKEKVHEQSFNTWLRPTRGDSLTDGQLKIQVPNPFYAEWLGEHYSNLIQKSVEEVVGKRVQMVYEPVVKVGSGVKRIKPVQQDTFLARESQLQERFRFENFVVGSGNQFAHAAALAVAESPGRTYNPLFIYGGTGLGKTHLSQAIGHFVKDQKPSSRVYYTAAEKFMNEMVYAIQNRKMIGFKNKYRSKDLLILDDVHFLADKESLQEEMFHTFNSLYGAGRQLVMTSDRPPKEIPSLQERLLSRFQWGLVVDIKPPDLETRMAILKNKAERDGIDMPDDVSYYIAGSVKSNVRELEGCLIRLLAFCSLTGREMNLDTAREVLKEVMGPEKPRITVDGIQRVVADYYDLSEDAIRGRRRTASVALPRQIAMYLCRELTELSLKEIGTRFGGKDHTTVLHAHEKIKRLVETDPQVQLATEKLIHTIKSE
- the dnaN gene encoding DNA polymerase III subunit beta, with the translated sequence MKFSVTKKDLLKGLQTVLNVVPQRTTFPILSNVLVDAQKGELSLSATDLDISITTTVHASVSKSGSITLPAKRVNEIARELPEGDIEVTEKEEKVTISGGKSFFRLSGISKSEFPELPTIEKRNYMMMGSTVLARAIEKTAFAASTDEMRPVLSGVLWHIGKSETRMVATDGHRLALYKMRQSNVVEKDVDVNVPPKALFLMSRVAEEPEKVEVRFEEARIGFYVDSTEITARLVEGEFPDYDQVIPKDNDKVMKVSREALMSAMRRVSIFSNPNTHLTRLSLRKGKLELFSETAEIGEARDEIDCDYKGEELDIGYNANYLLEILKKLESQEVQLALSTPLSAGLITPEKHKEDEELLYLLMPIRLLD
- a CDS encoding T9SS type A sorting domain-containing protein, with the protein product MNKFLLFLMVFALASTALSAPNSRITPDLEKALSEAGPDQLMDIIVICEGTPGYQALIETTSDFTFEQKRNTVVTELKRFVEEKQSHLLSFLKSQEKLGNTERVRSLWVNNVIAVKATRDVVSRLRQMPGIERMVLDVKRNVLLAQGPEGSFPLAPSVEWNITLINAPAVWALGFTGQGIVVGHFDTGVNYTHVDLADHIWVNAGEIPSNGVDDDGNGYIDDVYGYDFAYNDGDPRDAAGHGTHTAGTVASDGTAGDSCGVAPDAQIMGLKVLDDGGNGSESDVWEAIQYAIDNGARVMTFSIGWQHIWNPNRTQWRNSFDAALAAGLIAAVASGNEGGGGAPDNVRTPGDVPPPWLHPDQTLTGGLGSVVTVGATNSSDNIAGFSSRGPVSWESISPWFDYPYNPEMGLMDPDVSAPGVNVTSCAYYNNTGYTSGWQGTSMACPHVAGLMALMLSKNPSLTPALVDSIIEVTALDRGSAGKDNSYGAGRIRCLDAITLVPPSGEPYIFKQSHLVDDSGGNNNGRMDPGETVDLIITLMNSGLDATNVQATLRESDPYVSVTDSTSNFGNISSGSSADNNSDPYVIVVDPSACEGYQVPFTLHITADGAYENDVNFSLTIGQAPPAWETHNVGNVRLTVTGFGALGFTTTEGAGDGFEYPKYIDHLYYGGMAAGNSSSYVVDRFYSPAGAESDWETILCQGLQFGQAVYSDQDGWVRYDDAGHGTPKGLEITQDSWAWGSPPHDDYVIIRYTMKNEGGSPLNGLYLGQFADFDMGADAQSNYAGTDAARRLGYMYENAAGPYVGVTLLDPKTAANLSVIDHELYVYYGQMTESVKMNFLNGTISVSQSNRAYDWSVMVSAGPFDLAPGDSTIVAVLIVGGNNLTDIQDNSDDGQEQYDGTPGVEENTIRREKAPVFALYQNSPNPFSSGTQIQFVTPDVENTSLTIFDAAGRVIKTLHPDSKASSSSSRLSISWDGTDLKGQRVPSGIYFYRLTCSGRTTSRKMVIAR